CAAAGGTTATGATATATCATAACCTTTGGTTGTGTTTTTTTATAGAAATTGAACTTTATATGGATGAAAAGGAAAAGAAATTTCTTAAAATGATTGGGCAAAATATTGCAAAAAATAGGAAGGCAATGGGATTCAGTCAATTGGATATTTGTTCCATAATTAGGATGGAAAAATCCAATCTATCAAGTATAGAAAATGGAAGACAGAATGTTACTTCACTTACCTTGCTGAAAATTTCAAAAGCTATTGGTGTTGAAGTGAGTTCTTTCTTTCAAGAATAAAAACTATTTTGATCTTATTCTATAAATAAATTCATAATAATAGATTAAGCATTGTGGGTATATCTTTCCATTAGTCCCTCCATGTCCTCACCGATTTTCTTATCCAAAACTTTAGCATAGTGCTGTGTCGTTTTAATTGAAGTGTGCCCTAACATTTTACTGACTTATTTTGTTATAACGCCATTTGATAGCGTAATATC
The sequence above is drawn from the Cellulophaga sp. Hel_I_12 genome and encodes:
- a CDS encoding helix-turn-helix domain-containing protein codes for the protein MIYHNLWLCFFIEIELYMDEKEKKFLKMIGQNIAKNRKAMGFSQLDICSIIRMEKSNLSSIENGRQNVTSLTLLKISKAIGVEVSSFFQE